The following proteins are encoded in a genomic region of Xenopus laevis strain J_2021 chromosome 3L, Xenopus_laevis_v10.1, whole genome shotgun sequence:
- the asb13.L gene encoding ankyrin repeat and SOCS box containing 13 L homeolog (The RefSeq protein has 1 substitution, 1 frameshift compared to this genomic sequence) translates to METEAVPIIASVALRGPLIGDIGNWHSRTPVHDASRHGNTSQLRELIDSGVCVNLVTVDSITPLHEACLHGHIQCVKLLLAAGAQVDARNIDGSTPLCDASAAGSLECVKFLLDNGAKVNPPLFTASPLHEACMSGKSECVKLLIEVGANLEAHDCHFGTPLHVACAREHLDCAKALLHAGANVNAAKLHETALHHAAKVKNTELVKMLVEFGGNVYARDNRGKKPTDYTWPNSPTAKCFEYYEKTPRSLYQLCRLNLRKTLGQRAVEKILKLNIPTRLKQYLTYN, encoded by the exons GAAATTGGCATTCTAGAACACCAGTACATGATGCTTCTAGACACGGCAATACTTCGCAGCTCAGAGAGCTGATTGACAGCGGGGTCTGTGTGAACCTGGTTACTGTGGATTCAATAACACCTCTTCATGAAGCTTGCCTACATGGACATATCCAGTGTGTGAAGTTGCTG GGTGCTCAG GTGGATGCTAGAAATATTGATGGAAGCACTCCCCTGTGTGATGCCTCTGCAGCAGGTAGTCTGGAATGTGTGAAGTTTCTCTTAGACAATGGTGCCAAAGTGAACCCTCCACTTTTTACTGCTTCACCCCTCCATGAAGCTTGCATGAGTG GAAAATCAGAATGTGTAAAGTTATTGATAGAAGTAGGAGCAAACCTTGAAGCTCATGATTGCCACTTTGGAACACCCTTACATGTAGCGTGCGCCAGAGAGCATTTGGACTGTGCAAAGGCCTTACTTCATGCAG GAGCAAATGTGAATGCAGCAAAGCTCCATGAAACTGCACTTCACCATGCAGCAAAGGTGAAAAATACAGATCTTGTCAAGATGTTAGTTGAATTTGGAGGAAATGTTTATGCCAGAGACAATAGGGGAAAGAAACCCACGGATTATACCTGGCCAAACAGTCCTACTGCCAAATGTTTTGAATACTATGAAA AGACACCCAGGAGCCTTTATCAGCTCTGCAGGCTTAACCTCAGAAAAACACTTGGGCAAAGAGCTGTGGAAAAGATTCTCAAATTAAATATCCCCACAAGACTTAAGCAATATTTAACATATAATTGA
- the asb13.L gene encoding ankyrin repeat and SOCS box containing 13 L homeolog isoform X1, whose protein sequence is METEAVPIIASVALRGPLIGDIGNWHSRTPVHDASRHGNTSQLRELIDSGVCVNLVTVDSITPLHEACLHGHIQCVKLLLVDARNIDGSTPLCDASAAGSLECVKFLLDNGAKVNPPLFTASPLHEACMSGKSECVKLLIEVGANLEAHDCHFGTPLHVACAREHLDCAKALLHAGANVNAAKLHETALHHAAKVKNTDLVKMLVEFGGNVYARDNRGKKPTDYTWPNSPTAKCFEYYEKTPRSLYQLCRLNLRKTLGQRAVEKILKLNIPTRLKQYLTYN, encoded by the exons GAAATTGGCATTCTAGAACACCAGTACATGATGCTTCTAGACACGGCAATACTTCGCAGCTCAGAGAGCTGATTGACAGCGGGGTCTGTGTGAACCTGGTTACTGTGGATTCAATAACACCTCTTCATGAAGCTTGCCTACATGGACATATCCAGTGTGTGAAGTTGCTGCTG GTGGATGCTAGAAATATTGATGGAAGCACTCCCCTGTGTGATGCCTCTGCAGCAGGTAGTCTGGAATGTGTGAAGTTTCTCTTAGACAATGGTGCCAAAGTGAACCCTCCACTTTTTACTGCTTCACCCCTCCATGAAGCTTGCATGAGTG GAAAATCAGAATGTGTAAAGTTATTGATAGAAGTAGGAGCAAACCTTGAAGCTCATGATTGCCACTTTGGAACACCCTTACATGTAGCGTGCGCCAGAGAGCATTTGGACTGTGCAAAGGCCTTACTTCATGCAG GAGCAAATGTGAATGCAGCAAAGCTCCATGAAACTGCACTTCACCATGCAGCAAAGGTGAAAAATACAGATCTTGTCAAGATGTTAGTTGAATTTGGAGGAAATGTTTATGCCAGAGACAATAGGGGAAAGAAACCCACGGATTATACCTGGCCAAACAGTCCTACTGCCAAATGTTTTGAATACTATGAAA AGACACCCAGGAGCCTTTATCAGCTCTGCAGGCTTAACCTCAGAAAAACACTTGGGCAAAGAGCTGTGGAAAAGATTCTCAAATTAAATATCCCCACAAGACTTAAGCAATATTTAACATATAATTGA